Genomic window (Pseudomonas sp. MM211):
CACTGGTCGGCCCCAACGGTGCCGGCAAGTCCACACTGCTGCGTAGCCTGGCGGGCCTTTTGCCCACGACCGGCAGCCTTCATCTTGGTGAACTCGACCTGCTGCGCTGCTCGCGCCGCGAACGCGCGCGGCAGTTGGGCTTCATGCCCCAGCAACTGCCCGACGGCATCGCCATGAGCGTGCTGGAAACCCTGCTCGGCGCCCTGCATGCCGGCCAGACGGGACACACCCCTGACGCTGTAAAGCGAGCCCATGGCGTTCTGGAGCATCTTGGCATCGTGCACCTGGCCATGCGCCCGCTCGAGCAGTTGTCCGGTGGTCAGCGGCAATTAGTGAGCCTGGCCCAGGCGATGATTCGCGATCCATCGCTGCTGCTGCTCGACGAACCCACCAGCGCCCTGGATCTGCATCATCAGAACCGGGTAATGGGCACCGTGCGCAGCCTCGCCGACCAAGGCCGCATTGTCGTCGTGGTGCTGCACGACCTCGCCCTCGCCGCTCGCTGGGCAGATCGCCTGGTGGTGCTCGCCAACGGTCGGGTGCAAGCCAGCGGCAGCCCGAAACAGACGCTGACGCCGGCGCTGCTGGCGGATGTCTACAAGGTCGATGCGCGGGTCGAAACCTGCAGCCGTGGGCACCTGCAGATTGCCGTGGATGCTTCGCTGTGATGCTTCGTGCTGCGCTGGCGATGATCCTGCTGCTGGCAACTACCGCCGCCCAGGCCGATGGCTATCCACGCACCGTGATCGATCTGGCCGGCCGCGAGGTACGTATCGAGGCACCGCCGCAACGCATCCTGCTGCAGGACAGCAACGACCTGTTGGCCCTGGCCATTCTCGAACGTGAAGATCCACTGGCCCGTGTGGTGGCCTTCAACAACAACCTTCGCGGCTCCGACCCCAGCCTCTGGCAGTTGCTGGTAAACCGCTGGCCGGCCGCTGCCCAGATACCGACACTGGGCTTCTCCTCCGCTGGAGACGTGGATATCGAGCGGGTCATTCGCCTTCACCCTGACTTGCTGGTGGTGCGCCTGGAGGCCAGGCCGGCCGTGGAAAGCAGCGTGCTTGGAAGCCTGCTCGAACGCCTGGGTATCCCGCTGATCTACGTCGACAGCCAGGACGAGCCGCTGCGCAACGTGCCACGCAGCCTATTGCTGCTTGGCGACGTACTGGATCGTCAGGCCCGCGCACAAGCCTACGTCGACGCTTATCAAGGCAAACTGTACGAGCTGCAGCGGCGCAGCCGCGAACTACCGAAACCGCGGGTATTCATCGAAGCCCGGGCGGGCCAGGCCGGCAGCGGCGCCTGTTGCCACACCCAAGGCGATAAGGGCTGGGGAGCGCTGGTCAACGCGCTCGGCGCGACCAATCTCGGCTCACAATTGCTGCTTGGCGACTCCGGCGACGTCGCCCTGGAAATGCTCATTCGCAGCAAACCGGATCATTACGTGATGACGGGCACCCAACGCCTGCGCGACGGCGTGGGCGCCCTGCCGTTCGGCTATCACGCCGACGCAGGCGCCGTGCAGCAACATCTTCAACGGCTGTTGCAGCGCCCGGGCTTCGAACGCATTCGCCAGGCCCCGAACCACTGCGTGCACGGCCTTTACCATCAGTTCTACAACAGCATGTTCAACGTCATTGGCGTCGAATACCTGGCGGGCATGCTGTGGCCGCAAGCCTTCGCCGATCTCGATCCGGACGCCAGCTATCGCGCCTGGATCACCCGTTTCACCGGACTGCCCGACGCACCACTGGTATTCTCCGCCCGCCATTGCGGCATCGATGAAGCGACTCCATGAAAAAACTGCTGAGCACACTGCGCGCCTGGGCCAAGGCACTCAAACGTCAAATCATCCTGCTTTGGCTCTGCTGCCGTCAGCCGGACATGCCCTGGCCAGCCAAACTGGTGGGCATCGCCGTGGTGCTTTATGCCGTCAGCCCGGTGGATCTGATCCCGGACTTCATTCCGGTACTCGGCCTGCTCGATGACTTGCTGCTATTGCCCTTGGGCATCGCTCTGGCCGTG
Coding sequences:
- a CDS encoding YkvA family protein; this translates as MKKLLSTLRAWAKALKRQIILLWLCCRQPDMPWPAKLVGIAVVLYAVSPVDLIPDFIPVLGLLDDLLLLPLGIALAVRLTPAELIQRCRPQAERLADTRIGGRGRWVAAAIIVLVWALLAVLIWRWLQA
- a CDS encoding ABC transporter ATP-binding protein translates to MTAPALTIAGLQVHCRGTQILHGINLPAIEPGTLVALVGPNGAGKSTLLRSLAGLLPTTGSLHLGELDLLRCSRRERARQLGFMPQQLPDGIAMSVLETLLGALHAGQTGHTPDAVKRAHGVLEHLGIVHLAMRPLEQLSGGQRQLVSLAQAMIRDPSLLLLDEPTSALDLHHQNRVMGTVRSLADQGRIVVVVLHDLALAARWADRLVVLANGRVQASGSPKQTLTPALLADVYKVDARVETCSRGHLQIAVDASL
- a CDS encoding ABC transporter substrate-binding protein; this encodes MLRAALAMILLLATTAAQADGYPRTVIDLAGREVRIEAPPQRILLQDSNDLLALAILEREDPLARVVAFNNNLRGSDPSLWQLLVNRWPAAAQIPTLGFSSAGDVDIERVIRLHPDLLVVRLEARPAVESSVLGSLLERLGIPLIYVDSQDEPLRNVPRSLLLLGDVLDRQARAQAYVDAYQGKLYELQRRSRELPKPRVFIEARAGQAGSGACCHTQGDKGWGALVNALGATNLGSQLLLGDSGDVALEMLIRSKPDHYVMTGTQRLRDGVGALPFGYHADAGAVQQHLQRLLQRPGFERIRQAPNHCVHGLYHQFYNSMFNVIGVEYLAGMLWPQAFADLDPDASYRAWITRFTGLPDAPLVFSARHCGIDEATP